A window of Cytobacillus sp. FSL H8-0458 genomic DNA:
AGGGGGGCAGATTCGAACTGCCGAACCCGAAGGAGCGGATTTACAGTCCGCCGCGTTTAGCCACTTCGCTACCCCTCCATATTAACATAAAAAAATGGTGCCGGCGAGAGGACTTGAACCCCCAACCTACTGATTACAAGTCAGTTGCTCTACCAATTGAGCTACACCGGCTAATCACATAACAAGGTGGCTCAGGACGGAATCGAACCGCCGACACAAGGATTTTCAGTCCTTTGCTCTACCGACTGAGCTACTGAGCCATATTAAGATATTTTGCCTAAATAAAATTTGGCTTCGTCCTTCGTCCCGATTTATCAATCGGTACGCTGAAGTCTTTCAAGGCAGCTTATTCGGTCGTGCTCTACCGACTGAGCTACTGAGCCATATATAAAAAATGGCGGTCCGGACGGGACTCGAACCCGCGACCTCCTGCGTGACAGGCAGGCATTCTAACCAACTGAACTACCGGACCGGATTGCGGGGGCAGGATTTGAACCTGCGACCTTCGGGTTATGAGCCCGACGAGCTACCGGACTGCTCCACCCCGCGATAATAGTATTAATGTGATTTTTCTATGCTCACATTTTGTATTTCATCTCGCAGCTTATTCAATGATGTACCGCCCCCGATTTCAGAAAGATTATTCAAGCAGCAGCTCAATCGGTGCGCTGAAGTAATTCCTTCGAAGGTTATTCGGGCGTGCTCCACCCCGCGATAATAAAATAATATGGTGGAGGATGACGGGATCGAACCGCCGACCCTCTGCTTGTAAGGCAGATGCTCTCCCAGCTGAGCTAATCCTCCAAAATGGTGACCCCTACGGGATTCGAACCCGTGTTACCGCCGTGAAAGGGCGGTGTCTTAACCGCTTGACCAAGGGGCCAATATGAAATTAAAATGGCGGAGAGCAAGGGATTTGAACCCTTGATACGCGGTTAGCGTATACACGATTTCCAATCGTGCTCCTTCGGCCACTCGGACAGCTCTCCATTTGGCTCCGCAGGTAGGATTCGAACCTACGACCGTTCGGTTAACAGCCGAATGCTCTACCACTGAGCTACTGCGGAATAATGATATTTGTAAAACAGCCCGGCAGCGTCCTACTCTCACAAGGGGACAGCCCCTAACTACCATCGGCGCTGAGAAGCTTAACTTCCGTGTTCGGTATGGGAACGGGTGTGACCTTCACGCTATCGCCACCAGACTATTTTTTCAGAGACAAGTATTATTATACCGTCTTTCTATCATTTTTCAAGAGGAAATTTACTTTTTTTCGTTCCCTCAAAACTAGATAATGCATGAAGAAGTATTTGCCGAGTATTCACCAATGACTTGTCTAGCTTCGGCTCCTAACTTCTCGGCCGTTTCGATCCGTCCCTCCAAATCCCAAAACCAGGATTTGAATGGCCGGCTCTCCAACGTCTCTCGAAGTTGAACAGTCGCCTCCGCTTTTCGTTTTGGTTAAGTCCTCGATCGATTAGTATCAGTCAGCTCCACATGTCGCCACGCTTCCACCTCTGACCTATCAACCTGATCATCTTTCAGGGATCTTACTAGCTTGACGCTATGGGAAATCTCATCTCGAGGGGGGCTTCATGCTTAGATGCTTTCAGCACTTATCCCTTCCGCACATAGCTACCCAGCGATGCCTTTGGCAAGACAACTGGTACACCAGCGGTGCGTCCATCCCGGTCCTCTCGTACTAAGGACAGCTCCTCTCAAATTTCCTGCGCCCACGACGGATAGGGACCGAACTGTCTCACGACGTTCTGAACCCAGCTCGCGTACCGCTTTAATGGGCGAACAGCCCAACCCTTGGGACCGACTACAGCCCCAGGATGCGATGAGCCGACATCGAGGTGCCAAACCTCCCCGTCGATGTGGACTCTTGGGGGAGATAAGCCTGTTATCCCCGGGGTAGCTTTTATCCGTTGAGCGATGGCCCTTCCATGCGGAACCACCGGATCACTAAGCCCGACTTTCGTCCCTGCTCGACTTGTAGGTCTCGCAGTCAAGCTCCCTTGTGCCTTTACACTCTGCGAATGATTTCCAACCATTCTGAGGGAACCTTTGGGCGCCTCCGTTACTTTTTAGGAGGCGACCGCCCCAGTCAAACTGCCCACCTGACACTGTCTCCCGCCCCGATCAGGGGCGCGGGTTAGAATTTCAATACAGCCAGGGTAGTATCCCACCGACGCCTCCACCGAAGCTGGCGCTCCGGCTTCTCAGGCTCCTACCTATCCTGTACAAGCTGTACCAAAATTCAATATCAGGCTACAGTAAAGCTCCACGGGGTCTTTCCGTCCTGTCGCGGGTAACCTGCATCTTCACAGGTACTATAATTTCACCGAGTCTCTCGTTGAGACAGTGCCCAGATCGTTACGCCTTTCGTGCGGGTCGGAACTTACCCGACAAGGAATTTCGCTACCTTAGGACCGTTATAGTTACGGCCGCCGTTTACTGGGGCTTCGATTCAAAGCTTCGCTTGCGCTAACCTCTCCTCTTAACCTTCCAGCACCGGGCAGGCGTCAGCCCCTATACTTCGCCTTGCGGCTTCGCAGAGACCTGTGTTTTTGCTAAACAGTCGCCTGGGCCTATTCACTGCGGCTCATCAGGGCTATTCACCCTAATGAGCACCCCTTCTCCCGAAGTTACGGGGTCATTTTGCCGAGTTCCTTAACGAGAGTTCTCTCGCTCACCTTAGGATTCTCTCCTCGCCTACCTGTGTCGGTTTGCGGTACGGGCACCTTTTCCCTCGCTAGAGGCTTTTCTTGGCAGTGTGGAATCAGGAACTTCGGTACTAAATTTCCCTCGCCGTCACAGCTCAGCCTGTGTGGTAACGGGATTTGCCTCGTTACCGGCCTAACTGCTTGGACGCGCTAATCCAGCAGCGCGCTTACCCTATCCTCCTGCGTCCCCCCATTGCTCAAACGGTAAAGAGGTGGTACAGGAATATCAACCTGTTGTCCATCGCCTACGCTTTTCAGCCTCGGCTTAGGTCCCGACTAACCCTGAGCGGACGAGCCTTCCTCAGGAAACCTTAGGCATTCGGTGGATGGGATTCTCACCCATCTTTCGCTACTCATACCGGCATTCTCACTTCTAAGCGCTCCACCAGTCCTTGCGGTCTGGCTTCAACGCCCTTAGAACGCTCTCCTACCACTGACATCGGAAGATGTCAATCCACAGCTTCGGTGATACGTTTAGCCCCGGTACATTTTCGGCGCGGAGTCACTCGACCAGTGAGCTATTACGCACTCTTTAAATGGTGGCTGCTTCTAAGCCAACATCCTGGTTGTCTAAGCAACTCCACATCCTTTTCCACTTAACGTATACTTTGGGACCTTAGCTGGTGGTCTGGGCTGTTTCCCTCTTGACTACGGATCTTATCACTCGCAGTCTGACTCCCATGGATAAGTCTTTGGCATTCGGAGTTTGTCTGAATTCGGTAACCCGATGGGGGCCCCTAGTCCAAACAGTGCTCTACCTCCAAGACTCTTACTACATGAGGCTAGCCCTAAAGCTATTTCGGAGAGAACCAGCTATCTCCAGGTTCGATTGGAATTTCTCCGCTACCCACACCTCATCCCCGCACTTTTCAACGTGCGTGGGTTCGGGCCTCCATCCAGTGTTACCTGGACTTCACCCTGGACATGGGTAGATCACCTGGTTTCGGGTCTACGACCACATACTCATTCGCCCTATTCAGACTCGCTTTCGCTGCGGCTCCGTCTTATCAACTTAACCTCGCATGTAATCGTAACTCGCCGGTTCATTCTACAAAAGGCACGCTATCACCCATTAACGGGCTCTAACTACTTGTAGGCACACGGTTTCAGGATCTCTTTCACTCCCCTTCCGGGGTGCTTTTCACCTTTCCCTCACGGTACTGGTTCACTATCGGTCACTAGGGAGTATTTAGCCTTGGGAGATGGTCCTCCCTGCTTCCGACGGGATTTCTCGTGTCCCGCCGTACTCAGGATCCACTCTGGAGGGAACGAAGTTTCAACTACAGGGCTTTTACCTTCTCTGGCCGGCCTTTCCAGACCTGTTCATTTACCTCGTTCCTTTGTAACTCCGTGTAGAGTGTCCTACAACCCCAGGAGGCAAGCCTCCTGGTTTGGGCTAATCCCGTTTCGCTCGCCGCTACTCAGGGAATCGCGTTTGCTTTCTCTTCCTCCGGGTACTTAGATGTTTCAGTTCCCCGGGTCTGCCTTCCATATCCTATGTATTCAGATAAGGATCCCATCCCATTACGGATAGGGGGTTTCCCCATTCGGAAATCTCCGGATCAAAGCTTACTTACAGCTCCCCGAAGCATATCGGTGTTAGTACCGTCCTTCATCGGCTCCTAGTGCCAAGGCATTCACCGTGCGCCCTTTCTAACTTAACCTACTTCGGCCGCTGATCGACTGCAGATCTCTGCGTCAGCTCTCTCGCTCCGCTCCTCACGTACTAAAGTACGCTCCGGTGCTCACTCAGTCGCTTCCTTGATCTCCTTGCCGCTCATCGTCCTCATGGTTTGTGCTCTTACTTATTTTTAAATAAGAGAAAAAAACTAAGATGGCGATTACTCGGTTATTGCTTCTTCATTAACATTATCTAGTTTTCAAAGAACGAATCTTTCATTGAGAGATTGAACTCTCAAAACTGAACGAACAAAGAACGTCACGTTTCTTGTAAATATTCCTTAGAAAGGAGGTGATCCAGCCGCACCTTCCGATACGGCTACCTTGTTACGACTTCACCCCAATCATCTGTCCCACCTTAGGCGGCTGGCTCCAAAAGGTTACCCCACCGACTTCGGGTGTTACAAACTCTCGTGGTGTGACGGGCGGTGTGTACAAGGCCCGGGAACGTATTCACCGCGGCATGCTGATCCGCGATTACTAGCGATTCCGGCTTCATGCAGGCGAGTTGCAGCCTGCAATCCGAACTGAGAATGGTTTTATGGGATTCGCTTAACCTCGCGGTTTCGCAGCCCTTTGTACCATCCATTGTAGCACGTGTGTAGCCCAGGTCATAAGGGGCATGATGATTTGACGTCATCCCCACCTTCCTCCGGTTTGTCACCGGCAGTCACCTTAGAGTGCCCAACTGAATGCTGGCAACTAAGATCAAGGGTTGCGCTCGTTGCGGGACTTAACCCAACATCTCACGACACGAGCTGACGACAACCATGCACCACCTGTCATCCTGTCCCCCGAAGGGGAACGCCCTATCTCTAGGGTTGTCAGGAGATGTCAAGACCTGGTAAGGTTCTTCGCGTTGCTTCGAATTAAACCACATGCTCCACCGCTTGTGCGGGCCCCCGTCAATTCCTTTGAGTTTCAGCCTTGCGGCCGTACTCCCCAGGCGGAGTGCTTAATGCGTTTGCTGCAGCACTAAAGGGCGGAAACCCTCTAACACTTAGCACTCATCGTTTACGGCGTGGACTACCAGGGTATCTAATCCTGTTTGCTCCCCACGCTTTCGCGCCTCAGCGTCAGTTACAGACCAAAGAGTCGCCTTCGCCACTGGTGTTCCTCCACATCTCTACGCATTTCACCGCTACACGTGGAATTCCACTCTTCTCTTCTGCACTCAAGTTCCCCAGTTTCCAATGACCCTCCCCGGTTGAGCCGGGGGCTTTCACATCAGACTTAAGGAACCGCCTGCGCGCGCTTTACGCCCAATAATTCCGGACAACGCTTGCCACCTACGTATTACCGCGGCTGCTGGCACGTAGTTAGCCGTGGCTTTCTGGTCAGGTACCGTCAAGGTACCGGCAGTTACTCCGGTACTTGTTCTTCCCTGACAACAGAGTTTTACGATCCGAAAACCTTCATCACTCACGCGGCGTTGCTCCGTCAGACTTTCGTCCATTGCGGAAGATTCCCTACTGCTGCCTCCCGTAGGAGTCTGGGCCGTGTCTCAGTCCCAGTGTGGCCGATCACCCTCTCAGGTCGGCTACGCATCGTGGCCTTGGTGAGCCGTTACCTCACCAACTAGCTAATGCGCCGCGGGCCCATCTGTAAGTGATAGCGAGATGCCATCTTTCAGCTTTTCCTCATGTGAGGAAAAGAGTTATCCGGTATTAGCCCCGGTTTCCCGGAGTTATCCCAGTCTTACAGGCAGGTTGCCCACGTGTTACTCACCCGTCCGCCGCTGACTTCAGGGAGCAAGCTCCCATCTGTCCGCTCGACTTGCATGTATTAGGCACGCCGCCAGCGTTCGTCCTGAGCCAGGATCAAACTCTCCATATAAGAGTTGATTAAGCTCGAGTTGTCTTTTCATAAAAGACTAATGATTTAAACGTTGACGTTTTTGTTCGTTCAGTTTTCAAAGATCAATTTCTCTTGTTATATTTTACCTAATCGCTTAGAAGCGACTTTATCAATATAACATGTGTTGATTTTATCTGTCAACACTTTTTTTAAAGTTATCCGTCGTCTGTGAAAATGTTTTTCGTTCATATCGCAGCGACGGATATAAATATAACAAGGATTTAAATAAAGGTCAATAGATTTTAAAGTTTTTTTACGATAATTTTTTTTTGAGTTTGTAATACCTGTGATAAATTCCTTGACCTTTTGTTTCTATGTTTACTACTTCTATGAAATGCTTATCAATCAAATACTCAAGAAGCATGCTTAAGTCAACCGCATAAAGATGAAGTTCATCATGGTTCATAATATCGTGGATGGACCATTCTTCTTTCTCAGCAAGCACATCAGCAAGATGACTGATTCCTTGTTTCGTTCTCGAATGGATTAAAAATTCACTTGCAAGGAACAGCAGCTCCAGCCTTTTTTCAAGCGGCTCCTGGCTATTCACCAATTCTTCATACAGTTTCATTATTTCAGGCTCAATTTGCTTTACCTGATTCCAGACAGTTACTTCCGGATGGAATCCATTTTCGATAACAGCAAGCCTGGCCAGATGATGAAGGGAATGAACAATATGGTTATAGGCATCAAAATAATGGCGGTTCTCAAAGAAGGCTTTGCCATCCATATATCGTCTGATCAGCTTGGCAAACTCAAGCCCCATTTTTAATTTTCGCCCATAGAATGGAAACTCTCTTAATTCCACCTTCAGGTTATGAATATATTCATTTCGGTCAAATAGAACTTTTCCATTATAGAGCCAGTCAAAGATTTTCCGGTTCGACCCCAGCAGGATCCATTCGCGAAGCTGCTTATCTGTCACGATATGAAGGGCCGCTTTTTTATCTTTATATGTGTAATGTTTAACAAATACAGGTTCATCTGCTTCCTCAACAAGGATCAGCAGTACAGCATCAAATGTATCAGTAGCAGGAATAGCCTTTTGCATTTTTTCGGTCATAATCACGCCTAGAGTGTTTGTCTGGCTTGCCCGTTCCTGGTATATAGGACGGAGAATATCTTCCATCATAATTCCTCCATTTTATTGATAGCGTATATCTTCGACAATTATAAATGAAATCCTTCCTAAAGGTGAGACATTTTTCGACACCATTCTATATTAATATTTATTTCAGCAAAAGGAGTGTGGTATAGTTAGTTTTTAGGAGGGAGCAGTATGGCTAAGTACTCAAATAAAATCAATAAGATTCGTACATTTGCCCTTAGTTTAATTTTTATCGGATTTATCGTTATGTATCTCGGAATATTCTTTAGGAATTCCGCTCTGCTCATGACAATATTTATGCTTCTTGGAATGCTCTGCATTCTTGCCAGCACCGGTGTTTATTTTTGGATCGGCATGCTTTCAACAAAAACCGTGCAGGTGGTTTGCCCGAATTGCGGAAAACACACAAAGATGCTTGGCCGCGTTGATATGTGCATGTACTGCAATGAACCTTTGACGCTTGATCCAAATCTTGAGGGCGCTGAATTTGATGAAAAATACAACAAAAAAAATACGAAGCAGAGCTGATTTTTCTCTAGCTTCCATATTCAAGTTCAAAATGACCGGCTCCAGACAGCCGGTTTTTTATTGGATTAAAAATAAAAAGCTGACAGCAAAGCGCCGGCAGCTTTAAAATTATTAGTGAGCTTCTTTACTTGCACAATCCGGACATGTTCCGTAAATCTCCATTCGATGATGGCTGATTTTAAAACCTGTAACATGCGAAGCAAGGTGCTCTACTTCATCCAGGCCAGGATAGTGAAAGTCTACAATCTTGCCGCAACTTTCACAAATGACATGATAATGATGAGTGGTTACAAAATCGAAGCGGCTAGATGCGTCACCATATGTCAGTTCCTTTACCAGGCCAACCTCACGGAATACTCGTAAATTATTGTAAACTGTTGCCACACTCATATTTGGGAATTTCCCCTCTAATGCTTTGTAAATATCGTCAGCAGTCGGGTGTGACATGGAGTTTATTAAATATTCAAGTATCGCATGACGCTGCGGAGTGATACGAACTCCAGTGTCTTTTAAAGTATCCAGCGCCTCTTTTAATTCCATATGCGCCACCGCCATGCACCTCTTTTCCAACAAATATTCTTACTTTATAATCTTTATAAATAGTGTACTAATTTTTTACCACATTTGTCAATATTACAAACACCTTAATAGAGGGAATCAGCTCTTTTCATCGTGCAGTGATTGCTCTCCAGTGCCCAAATGATGATTCACAAATCGCGCAGCAACGAACAGCAGATCAGACAGCCGGTTCAGATAGATTAATACGAGCGGATTTACTTCACCACCTAGCGACACCGCACATCGTTCCGCTCTTCTCACAACGGTTCTCGCTACATGGAATGCCGCTCCTGCAGGATGACCGCCGGGCAAAATAAAGTTATTCAGTACAGTAAGATCAGCTTCCCACTCATCAATTCGCTTTTCCATGAAGGTGATATCTTCTTCCTTTATCGTCCATTTAACTTCTTTTCCTGCGGGGGTTGCCAGCTCTGCTCCTGCATGGAACAAGTCAGTCTGTACTTTATGAAATACCTGTTCCGCTTTTTCTTTACCGCTGAAATACTCGCTTCTTAAATGGCTTAAGGCCAATCCAATCATGGAATTCGCTTCATCACATGAACCGTAGGCCTCTACGCGAATGTCATTCTTACTGACTCTCTGCCCATATATTAGTGACGTTGTCCCCTCATCTCCCGTTTTGGTATAAATTCTCATTTCAATACCCTCTTTCAAGATCGATCGCATTCATATAATCTTTGTTATTTTTTATATATGTATGAAGGTTATGCTTAAAAATTTCAAAAGATCTCGGTAAATAGTTTTTTGTTCGGCTTGACAGGTGAGGTGTGACCGTTACATTATCCATTCTCCAGAAAGGATGCCCTTCAGGCAGAGGCTCTTTTTCAAAAACGTCTAGATACGCATGTGAAAGCTGGTTTTTTTCAAGTGCAGATAGAAGCACTTTCTCCTCAACAAGATCTCCTCTTCCTATATTCATAAAAACAGCAGAATTCTTCATAGCAGAGAAATGCTTATCTTTTAACAGATGTTTAGTTTCAGGCGTGCTCGGAAGGACAGAAACGATAAAATCAGCTTCAGGAAGGACATGGGTAAGCCTGCTGACTGGAAAAACACGATCCGTCCATG
This region includes:
- a CDS encoding nucleotidyltransferase-like protein; protein product: MEDILRPIYQERASQTNTLGVIMTEKMQKAIPATDTFDAVLLILVEEADEPVFVKHYTYKDKKAALHIVTDKQLREWILLGSNRKIFDWLYNGKVLFDRNEYIHNLKVELREFPFYGRKLKMGLEFAKLIRRYMDGKAFFENRHYFDAYNHIVHSLHHLARLAVIENGFHPEVTVWNQVKQIEPEIMKLYEELVNSQEPLEKRLELLFLASEFLIHSRTKQGISHLADVLAEKEEWSIHDIMNHDELHLYAVDLSMLLEYLIDKHFIEVVNIETKGQGIYHRYYKLKKKLS
- a CDS encoding YgzB family protein yields the protein MAKYSNKINKIRTFALSLIFIGFIVMYLGIFFRNSALLMTIFMLLGMLCILASTGVYFWIGMLSTKTVQVVCPNCGKHTKMLGRVDMCMYCNEPLTLDPNLEGAEFDEKYNKKNTKQS
- the perR gene encoding peroxide-responsive transcriptional repressor PerR; its protein translation is MAHMELKEALDTLKDTGVRITPQRHAILEYLINSMSHPTADDIYKALEGKFPNMSVATVYNNLRVFREVGLVKELTYGDASSRFDFVTTHHYHVICESCGKIVDFHYPGLDEVEHLASHVTGFKISHHRMEIYGTCPDCASKEAH
- a CDS encoding cob(I)yrinic acid a,c-diamide adenosyltransferase translates to MRIYTKTGDEGTTSLIYGQRVSKNDIRVEAYGSCDEANSMIGLALSHLRSEYFSGKEKAEQVFHKVQTDLFHAGAELATPAGKEVKWTIKEEDITFMEKRIDEWEADLTVLNNFILPGGHPAGAAFHVARTVVRRAERCAVSLGGEVNPLVLIYLNRLSDLLFVAARFVNHHLGTGEQSLHDEKS